The Mycolicibacterium aichiense region CCAGACCACCGATCAGCCCGAGCTGTGATGTACGACGCGCTGCGGCGGGCATTCTTCCTGGTGCCTGCCGAACGCATCCACACGTTCGTGTTCGGGTCGCTGCGCGCAGTCACGGCCACCAACGCCACCCGCGGACCGTTGCGCCGCAGACTCGCACCCCGCGATCCGGTGTTGACGAGCACCGTATTCGGGGTGCGGTTCCCCGGCCCGATGGGCTTGGCCGCCGGGTTCGACAAGGACGGCCTCGGGCTGAAGACCTGGGACGCGCTGGGATTCGGCTACGCGGAGGTCGGCACGGTGACCGCGAGTGCCCAGCCCGGCAATCCGTTGCCGCGACTGTTCCGCCTCCCCGAGGACCGGGCCCTGCTCAACCGGATGGGCTTCAACAACCACGGCGCCGGACACTTGGCTCTACGGCTGGCCCGCTATCGCCCCGACTCGCCGGTCGGGGTCAACATCGGCAAGTCGAAGATCACCCCGCCCGAGCTGGCCGCCGACGACTACCGCGCCAGCGCACGGCTACTCGGCCCGCTGGCCGACTACCTGGTGGTCAACGTCAGCTCGCCGAACACACCCGGACTGCGCGACCTGCAGGCCGTCGAATCGCTGCGGCCCATCCTGTCGGCCGTGCTGGCCGAGACCTCGACACCCGTCCTGGTCAAGATCGCGCCGGACCTCTCCGACGAGGACGTCGACGCCGTCGCCGACCTGGCTGTCGAGCTGGGACTGGCCGGGATCGTCGCCACCAACACCACGGTCTCGCGAGCCGGCCTGCGCACCCCGGGTGTCGACGAGCTGGGGCCGGGCGGCATTTCCGGACCACCGGTGGCGCGCCGGTCCCTGGAGATCCTGCGGCGGTTGTACAGCCGGGTCGGCAGCGACCTCGTGCTGATCAGCGTGGGCGGCATCGAGACCGCGGACGACGCGTGGGAGCGCATCACGTCCGGGGCGTCACTGCTGCAGGGCTACACCGGGTTCATCTACGGTGGTGGCTTGTGGGCCAAGGAGATTCACGACGGCATCGCCGCCCGACTGCAGACCGGCGGCTTCTCATCGCTGGCGGAGGCCGTGGGGTCGGCTCACTCCGGCCGTAATCCGAAGATTCCGCCGTCCGCGTCGTAGAGCAGGTCGTAGTGGCCCAGTGCCCGCAGCCCGGTGTTCACGAATGTTCCATGTCGGGCAGGGGCGCGGTGCACCTCGGTCGGCGTCTGCGGTCCTCCGTCGCCGACCGCGAAGCTGTAGCGCAGATCGCCCACGGTGATCGTCATCCCGGTGCCGGCGGGCACTGTTCCATTCGACGGTAGACCGTCGGCCTCCACGATCATGTCCAGCAGACCGGTATCGACCAGAACCTTGCCGGAATGGATTGGCCCTGAACCTGATTGGAAGCCACCCGTCGGGGTCAGCCAGTCGTTGTGCGAGCCCTCCGCCGGAGCGCCGGCACTGGCCAGTTGCTGCATGGTCCAGGCACCGGTCACCGTGGCGGCCGTCAGGCCGAGTGACAGGCCGGCGCGGCCGATGAGGTACCCGCGCCGCATCGTCCCGGCCGTCATCGCGGCGAGGTTCAGGAACGGATTGTGGGTCGGCGCGGCGCGGGCGGTGGTTCCGCGGCCGAACCCGACGCCGAGCATGTGCGGGATCGCCCCCGTGCAGCGGCCCGAATTCACCCCGCCGCCACGGCATGTCGAGCTGGTCACCGCCAGCACCGGTACTTGTGCCTGGGCCACCGCACCGGCACCGGTGGCGTCGACGGCCTGTGGGAACGACACTGACGCTGTCACCCACACTCCGGTCAGCTCCAACCCACTCGAGCTGTAGGTGAGGCTGCCGGGCGGCGAGTCGGCAGGAATATTCGGCACCTCCGCGGCCGGCACCACCACGCCCACCGACCCGGTGTCCACGGTGAACGGCGACGCCGGGCCACCGTTGACCGAGGCCTCGACCTTGAGCGTGCTTCGCAGGTTCGTGAAGTCCGGCGACCCGACCCACGGCACCGTGTAGCTGTCGCGGTAAGCCTCGTACGTCGCGCCGGCCGGGGCGGGGGCCTGCCTGCTGGGCGAGGGTGTACTGGTTGCGCCAGAACCACATCCGGCCACCAGCGCGGCGGCGACGACCATGGCGAGAGTTTTCATGCGAACTGTCAGCACCGAGCCTCCTTCGGCGGAAGGGCGAGGTCGATCAGGTACGCCGCGGCATAGGCGTCGACACAGGGCTGGTCCCGAAACACGACTGTGTGTTGGGTGCCGTCGAACGTCAGCAGCACTGCCCCGAGCTGTCTGGCGAGCTCGACGCCCGCTTGATAGGGCGTGGCCGGATCGCGGGTGGTGGAGACCACCAACACCGGCGGAAGGCCCGGCGCGGACACGGTGTGCGGGCCGCTGGACGGCGGCACCGGCCAGAACGCACACACGTCCAGCGGCGCGTTGCCGGTGAATTGCCCGTAGGTGCCGAACGGCGCCACCTGCCGTAACCGCCGGTCCCTGTCGATGGCCTTGGCCCGGTCGGTGTTGGGCGGCATGTCGACGCAATTGACCGCATTCTGAACGTCATTGGTATTCGCATAGTGGCCTTGGCTGTCGCGGCCCAGGTACGCGTCGGCCAGCGTGAGCAGGATGTCGCCACGTCCCTGAGCCAGCTCGGCCAGACCGCGGTTCAGCGTCGTCCACATCTTCGGTGAGTACAGCGCCATCATCGTCCCGGTCAGCGCATCGCTGTAACTCAGCTTTCTCGGATCGTCGGTGTCCGCGGGCGCGGCGACCAGTGGATCCACCAGCTCGTGGTAGACATCGACGGCCTTGGCGGGGTCGGCGCCGAGCGGGCAGCCGCCGTCGCTGACGCAGTCCGCGGCGAAATCGTCGAATGCTTTTTGGAAGCCCGCGGCCTGATCGACGCCGGCCTGGATCGGATCGGCGTCGGGGTCCACCGCGCCGTCGAGAACCATCGCGCGAACCTTGTCGGGATAGGCCTCGGCATAGGTCGCTCCGACCTCGGTGCCGTACGAATACCCCAGGTAGGTCAGCTTCTCGTCGCCCAGCGCCACCCGGATGCGGTCGAGGTCCCGGGCGACGTTGACGGTG contains the following coding sequences:
- a CDS encoding quinone-dependent dihydroorotate dehydrogenase, whose protein sequence is MYDALRRAFFLVPAERIHTFVFGSLRAVTATNATRGPLRRRLAPRDPVLTSTVFGVRFPGPMGLAAGFDKDGLGLKTWDALGFGYAEVGTVTASAQPGNPLPRLFRLPEDRALLNRMGFNNHGAGHLALRLARYRPDSPVGVNIGKSKITPPELAADDYRASARLLGPLADYLVVNVSSPNTPGLRDLQAVESLRPILSAVLAETSTPVLVKIAPDLSDEDVDAVADLAVELGLAGIVATNTTVSRAGLRTPGVDELGPGGISGPPVARRSLEILRRLYSRVGSDLVLISVGGIETADDAWERITSGASLLQGYTGFIYGGGLWAKEIHDGIAARLQTGGFSSLAEAVGSAHSGRNPKIPPSAS
- a CDS encoding alpha/beta hydrolase codes for the protein MRLFTARTSRSKLRAALAVVTLVAGCSTAVEGTPQATTPALGPPVPVAWSPCRTAGAECGEVEVPVDYAETGGAIAHLALIRFPATGQKIGSLVVNPGGPGGSGVDAAIKLVNSLPPQVRQRFDFVGFDPRGVGSSTPALLCNSDADNDAARVDPQVDYSPSGVAHIEDTRKQFAQRCVDKMGTGFLANLGTVNVARDLDRIRVALGDEKLTYLGYSYGTEVGATYAEAYPDKVRAMVLDGAVDPDADPIQAGVDQAAGFQKAFDDFAADCVSDGGCPLGADPAKAVDVYHELVDPLVAAPADTDDPRKLSYSDALTGTMMALYSPKMWTTLNRGLAELAQGRGDILLTLADAYLGRDSQGHYANTNDVQNAVNCVDMPPNTDRAKAIDRDRRLRQVAPFGTYGQFTGNAPLDVCAFWPVPPSSGPHTVSAPGLPPVLVVSTTRDPATPYQAGVELARQLGAVLLTFDGTQHTVVFRDQPCVDAYAAAYLIDLALPPKEARC